One Thermodesulfobacteriota bacterium genomic window, CTTAAGCACTACATGGCTACCTGTTTGATGATGAATATAAACCCAGCCTTATTGATGGCCTTAAGCACTTCCTTGGGCTTTACTGATGGAAGAGTAGGAGACATTAAGAGGATGCTTCTATCGCTACCTGGATCTTTTCCTGCACCGTATTTTCCTCTTCTGGAATGGGCTCGCCGTCTTTTATCAGGCTTTCTATATAGGCTCTGATGGCATCACGAGCCATATCCCGAGCTTCTTCGAGCGTGTCACCTTCCGTTACGAGACCAGGAAGAGCAGGGACAGTAACAATATAGCCCCCTTCGGTAGAAGGTTCGAAAAATGCTGTAAAATCATATTCTTTTGTGGACAAGTTAATTCCCTCAACAAAATTTCTTTTAACTGATATGTAAATTATATCCCAATTTTCATTTTAATGTAGGACAAAATTAAATGTGTTAAATTTAGGTGGTGACAGACGTAGATTGCTTCGAAGCCTGGCTTCTCGCAATAATCTCTTTATGGATTCCCGACCACGCTTGTGCCCGAATGTTTGTATCGTAATACAAAGGGGACGCAAACCTTTAAGCAATAAGGGGGTCGTTTAAAAATGGAAGGGGTATCA contains:
- a CDS encoding type II toxin-antitoxin system HicB family antitoxin is translated as MSTKEYDFTAFFEPSTEGGYIVTVPALPGLVTEGDTLEEARDMARDAIRAYIESLIKDGEPIPEEENTVQEKIQVAIEASS